A window of the Streptomyces luomodiensis genome harbors these coding sequences:
- a CDS encoding class I SAM-dependent DNA methyltransferase, translating into MTYDSLVNRGDYFSAHYLAEVLPKDLKSGLLQTWKEREEAARPATRTDGAPEPGQPGQPEAAVRGGGELPVTPRAGLRELRRAYFRARSFFALPEDEDGIAAVSDTDDDTLTYGSPEWRERVRSLNAEVLRALGYDAKPRTLTKERAGQTYEIPVAHSEKGLVALDCGWAAEPDAALDSEGRGRLLEQVVLDGSTTLTTGSKLASFLFACEEPPRYVLLLGGGVIVLADRAVWGEGRYLAVSLDTALQRNDTRAGGELDTVAALFGADSLRTPEEGGENPLAELLGKSSKHAVGVSSELRDGLRTSVELIANEVLARLAEQGVRPEDIGELPELGRRLTRESLRYLYRILFLLYAEARPELGILPADYPEYQQGYGLGRLGELIADRQPVGEEARRGFYLYESLDLLFRKVQVGYRSRRTHGVETDPVGEKTSEDAGLRFEPLHSKLFEPESIRLIGADTLPDPRHDSDEALARGESVRYLDTRLRNATLYEVLHRLMITRGKKGERGGFISYAQLGINQLGAVYEGLMSYSGFIAGEELYEVAKGGDPKDGSWLVPHSKVDEYPDSVFVRRQDRDTGEVLRVRHAPGSFVYRLSGRDRQTSASYYTPESLTKVTVQLALQHRLDQDGTTTDARELLEWRICEPALGSGAFLNEAINQVAAEYLRRRQRERGQSIDTEQYAVELQKVKAYIALHNSYGVDLNETAVELAEVSLWLNTMHPGMEAPWFGLHLRRGNSLIGGRREVYAADRLKKGGWLGATPERFPLADALAGEQLPEGAVHHFLLPAKEWGAVAAEKEAKALAPEAAKALAAWRKAITKSPTARQTARLQGLARRAEYLWGLVVRRLELSERDISRRISVWGAEDGWLRQPEVAVQREEVLADLHAEDTPYWRLKKLMDTWCALWFWPVQSASLLNGTDEQYARAEALAERAAEFEAGGAESVPAAAEEDAGVLMAWEADALPGFTAEPKQMTLTRDSVSRRRTGRRVEQVKGQRRPVIPLANLDDWLGFAEALLGTQDVPDESLVSTFETLDDLSVYEDELPEWMGMDRFQWLEIRFPWTGVAKDVAKAQGFFHWELEFAQVFARGGFDLQVGNPPWVRPRWQEDVVLAELEPWFVLAEKPSAAEWRLRKEDLLATRAGGQDFLLSELAAHAGAVATLGSPATYPLLVGTQGDLYRAFMGRVWQHIARHGSAGMLHPDTHFGGVREGVIRAAAYRHLRVHAHFVNSANWAFEDLDRGWEFGMHIYGTSQEPDFLHVSELRGADVLPDSLTHDGQSTTPGIKHNGSWDIRPHRERVVHVNAALLTSWQALTGSAGEAAQAPLLYPVLVAEQGAIEALAAHRNSLADYRPMISSGYHETGAKKDGLISWGNQAVSGLRDVILQGPHFASALPFSKEPRIPCRNNRDWDLLVPTELSEAFVPVTNLVRATDEATYLEAQDSWLGNACSTYFRLAWRRMIPFNTSRSLQAALIPPGPTHIHAVQSMALVDDRLTVLNAGFWVSLPLDYLLRITGRADLTPSSAKRMPAPDPTHPLASALLLRTLRLNALTSHYAPLWTELFDPQWAGYEDWANPDWPHLKPLATGLKPTWEYNTPLRTEHERRAALVELDALVAVWLGITADQLTAIFKSRYPQLYDYESATYFDANGRKIAGDFNTYGHGQTKQDYLDLLAHLEDPEGTPPPDGYQAPFYKADREAEMRAAHAHFQARLEAEIAAGRWTPPVREAEDA; encoded by the coding sequence ATGACGTACGACTCCCTGGTCAACCGCGGCGACTACTTCTCGGCCCACTACCTGGCCGAGGTGCTGCCGAAGGACCTCAAGTCGGGCCTGCTCCAGACGTGGAAGGAGCGCGAGGAGGCCGCGAGGCCCGCGACGCGGACCGACGGCGCCCCGGAGCCCGGACAGCCCGGACAGCCCGAGGCGGCGGTCCGCGGCGGCGGCGAACTGCCCGTGACCCCCCGGGCCGGGCTGCGCGAACTGCGCCGCGCCTACTTCAGGGCCCGCTCCTTCTTCGCCCTCCCCGAGGACGAGGACGGCATCGCCGCCGTATCCGACACCGACGACGACACGCTGACGTACGGCTCCCCGGAGTGGCGGGAGCGGGTCCGGTCCCTCAACGCCGAGGTGCTGCGCGCCCTCGGCTACGACGCGAAGCCGCGCACCCTCACGAAGGAGCGCGCGGGCCAGACGTACGAGATCCCCGTCGCGCACTCCGAGAAGGGCCTGGTCGCCCTGGACTGCGGCTGGGCCGCCGAACCGGACGCCGCCCTGGACTCCGAGGGCCGGGGCCGGCTGCTGGAGCAGGTCGTGCTCGACGGCTCGACCACTCTCACCACCGGCTCCAAGCTGGCCTCGTTCCTCTTCGCCTGCGAGGAGCCGCCCCGGTACGTGCTGCTGCTCGGCGGCGGCGTGATCGTCCTCGCCGACCGCGCGGTGTGGGGCGAGGGCCGCTATCTCGCCGTCTCCCTCGACACGGCACTGCAGCGCAACGACACCCGGGCGGGTGGCGAACTCGACACCGTGGCCGCCCTGTTCGGCGCGGACTCGCTGCGCACCCCCGAGGAAGGCGGCGAGAACCCCCTCGCCGAGCTCCTCGGCAAGTCGTCCAAGCACGCCGTAGGTGTCTCCAGCGAGCTGCGCGACGGCCTCCGGACGAGCGTCGAGCTGATCGCCAACGAGGTGCTGGCCCGGCTGGCCGAGCAGGGCGTCCGCCCCGAGGACATCGGCGAGCTCCCGGAGCTCGGCCGCCGGCTGACCCGCGAGTCGCTGCGCTACCTGTACCGCATCCTCTTCCTGCTGTACGCAGAGGCCCGCCCTGAGCTGGGCATCCTGCCCGCCGACTACCCGGAGTACCAGCAGGGGTACGGGCTGGGGCGGCTCGGTGAGCTGATCGCGGACCGCCAGCCGGTCGGCGAGGAGGCCCGCAGGGGCTTCTACCTGTACGAGTCCCTGGACCTGCTCTTCCGCAAGGTGCAGGTCGGTTATCGGTCTCGGCGCACGCATGGTGTCGAGACGGATCCGGTGGGCGAGAAGACCAGCGAGGACGCCGGCCTGCGCTTCGAGCCGCTGCACAGCAAGCTGTTCGAGCCGGAGTCCATCCGCCTGATCGGCGCCGACACCCTCCCCGACCCGCGCCACGACTCCGACGAGGCCCTGGCCCGGGGCGAGTCCGTCCGCTACCTCGACACACGGCTGCGCAACGCCACGCTGTACGAGGTGCTGCACCGCCTGATGATCACGCGAGGCAAGAAGGGCGAGCGAGGCGGCTTCATCTCGTACGCCCAGCTCGGCATCAACCAGCTCGGCGCGGTGTACGAGGGCCTGATGTCGTACAGCGGCTTCATCGCGGGCGAGGAGCTGTACGAGGTCGCCAAGGGCGGCGATCCGAAGGACGGCTCCTGGCTGGTGCCCCACTCGAAAGTCGACGAGTATCCGGATTCGGTGTTCGTGCGGCGCCAGGACAGGGACACGGGCGAAGTGCTGCGGGTGCGGCACGCCCCGGGTTCGTTCGTGTACCGGCTGTCCGGCCGCGACCGCCAGACCTCCGCGTCGTACTACACGCCCGAGTCGCTGACCAAGGTCACCGTGCAGCTCGCCCTCCAGCACCGCCTGGACCAGGACGGCACGACGACGGACGCGCGGGAGCTGCTGGAGTGGCGGATCTGCGAGCCGGCGCTCGGCTCCGGGGCGTTCCTCAACGAGGCGATCAACCAGGTCGCGGCGGAGTATCTGCGGCGCAGGCAGCGCGAGCGGGGACAGTCGATCGACACCGAGCAGTACGCCGTCGAGCTCCAGAAGGTCAAGGCGTACATCGCCCTGCACAACTCGTACGGCGTTGACCTGAACGAGACGGCGGTGGAGCTGGCCGAGGTCTCGCTGTGGCTCAACACCATGCACCCGGGCATGGAGGCCCCCTGGTTCGGGCTCCATCTGCGGCGCGGCAACTCGCTGATTGGCGGGCGGCGCGAGGTGTACGCGGCGGACCGGCTGAAGAAGGGCGGCTGGCTGGGCGCTACGCCGGAGCGCTTCCCGCTCGCGGATGCGCTGGCGGGTGAGCAGCTTCCGGAGGGGGCGGTGCACCACTTCCTGCTCCCGGCGAAAGAGTGGGGCGCGGTCGCGGCTGAGAAGGAGGCGAAGGCGCTCGCGCCAGAGGCGGCGAAGGCGCTGGCCGCGTGGCGTAAGGCGATCACGAAGTCGCCGACGGCCAGGCAGACGGCCCGGCTGCAGGGGCTGGCCCGGCGGGCCGAGTACCTGTGGGGGCTTGTGGTGCGGCGGCTGGAGCTGTCGGAGCGGGACATCTCGCGGCGGATCTCGGTGTGGGGCGCGGAAGACGGCTGGCTGCGGCAGCCGGAGGTCGCGGTGCAGCGGGAGGAGGTCCTGGCGGACCTCCACGCGGAGGACACCCCGTACTGGCGGCTCAAAAAGCTCATGGACACGTGGTGCGCGCTCTGGTTCTGGCCGGTGCAGAGCGCTTCGCTGCTGAACGGTACGGATGAGCAGTACGCGCGGGCGGAGGCGCTGGCAGAACGGGCGGCGGAGTTCGAGGCGGGCGGAGCGGAGTCGGTTCCGGCTGCGGCCGAGGAGGACGCCGGGGTTCTGATGGCCTGGGAGGCGGACGCCCTTCCTGGTTTCACGGCCGAGCCGAAGCAGATGACGCTGACACGGGACTCGGTGTCCCGCCGTCGTACGGGCCGCCGCGTGGAGCAGGTGAAGGGGCAGCGCCGTCCGGTGATTCCGCTCGCGAACCTGGACGACTGGCTCGGCTTCGCGGAGGCGCTGCTCGGTACGCAGGATGTGCCGGACGAGTCGTTGGTCTCGACGTTCGAGACCTTGGACGACCTGTCCGTGTACGAGGACGAGCTGCCCGAGTGGATGGGCATGGATCGGTTCCAGTGGCTGGAGATCCGATTCCCGTGGACGGGGGTCGCGAAGGATGTCGCGAAGGCACAGGGGTTCTTCCACTGGGAGCTGGAGTTCGCGCAGGTATTTGCGCGAGGTGGGTTTGACTTGCAGGTGGGGAATCCGCCGTGGGTGAGGCCACGGTGGCAGGAGGACGTGGTTCTGGCGGAGTTGGAGCCGTGGTTTGTGCTGGCGGAAAAGCCGAGCGCGGCGGAATGGCGCCTCCGCAAGGAAGATTTACTGGCCACTCGTGCGGGTGGCCAAGACTTCCTCCTCAGCGAGCTGGCCGCCCATGCTGGGGCTGTCGCCACGCTGGGCAGCCCGGCTACATATCCGCTTCTGGTTGGTACGCAGGGCGACCTCTATCGGGCCTTCATGGGTCGGGTTTGGCAGCACATCGCACGGCACGGCAGCGCGGGTATGCTTCACCCTGACACGCACTTCGGCGGCGTACGCGAAGGTGTCATCCGTGCTGCCGCCTATCGGCACCTCCGGGTTCATGCGCACTTCGTAAACTCGGCGAACTGGGCGTTCGAAGACCTTGACCGTGGCTGGGAATTCGGGATGCACATTTACGGGACATCTCAGGAGCCTGACTTCCTACATGTCAGTGAGCTCCGTGGCGCCGACGTCCTCCCCGATTCGCTGACCCATGATGGACAAAGCACGACGCCCGGCATCAAGCACAACGGCTCGTGGGACATCCGGCCGCACCGAGAACGCGTGGTACATGTGAACGCTGCCCTGCTGACCAGTTGGCAGGCCCTGACAGGCTCAGCGGGTGAAGCGGCACAGGCCCCGTTGCTGTACCCGGTTCTCGTTGCCGAGCAAGGGGCTATCGAAGCACTGGCCGCCCATCGCAATAGTCTGGCGGATTACCGCCCGATGATCTCAAGCGGATACCACGAAACCGGAGCCAAAAAGGATGGGCTGATCAGTTGGGGTAACCAGGCCGTCTCCGGGCTCAGGGATGTCATCCTTCAAGGGCCGCACTTCGCGTCAGCACTTCCCTTCTCGAAGGAACCGAGGATCCCCTGTCGCAACAACAGGGACTGGGACCTGCTCGTGCCGACGGAGTTGTCCGAGGCGTTCGTTCCCGTTACCAACCTTGTGCGGGCTACCGACGAGGCGACATACCTCGAGGCCCAGGACTCCTGGCTTGGAAACGCATGCAGCACGTACTTCCGCTTGGCTTGGCGGAGGATGATCCCCTTCAACACCAGCCGCAGCTTGCAGGCCGCTCTCATTCCACCCGGTCCTACTCATATTCACGCCGTGCAGTCCATGGCTCTGGTAGACGATCGCCTGACCGTCCTCAACGCGGGCTTCTGGGTGTCCTTGCCACTCGACTATCTGTTGCGGATCACCGGCCGTGCCGATTTGACGCCGAGTAGCGCGAAGCGGATGCCAGCCCCCGACCCGACGCACCCCCTAGCCTCCGCCCTCCTCCTCCGCACTCTCCGTCTGAACGCCCTCACCTCCCATTACGCCCCTCTCTGGACAGAACTGTTCGATCCCCAGTGGGCAGGCTACGAAGACTGGGCCAACCCTGACTGGCCCCACCTGAAGCCTCTCGCCACAGGGCTCAAGCCGACCTGGGAGTACAACACCCCGCTCCGCACTGAGCACGAGCGCCGTGCCGCTCTCGTCGAACTCGACGCGCTCGTCGCCGTCTGGCTCGGCATCACCGCCGACCAGCTCACTGCGATCTTCAAGTCCCGTTACCCACAGCTGTACGACTACGAGTCGGCGACCTACTTCGACGCCAACGGCCGAAAGATCGCGGGCGACTTCAACACATACGGCCACGGCCAGACCAAGCAGGATTACCTCGATCTGCTCGCCCATCTGGAAGACCCGGAAGGCACCCCGCCCCCAGACGGTTATCAGGCCCCCTTCTACAAGGCGGATCGAGAGGCCGAGATGAGGGCCGCGCACGCGCACTTCCAGGCGCGGTTGGAGGCGGAGATCGCCGCTGGGCGATGGACGCCGCCCGTTCGCGAAGCAGAGGATGCGTAG
- a CDS encoding DEAD/DEAH box helicase yields MTAVQTSSEHSGATAERTVQEQYPAGAQVLVRDEEWLVRSSAPTAEDGTRLEVVGVSEFVRDQEAVFFSGLDRIELLDPRDTRLVPDDSPNYRRSRLFLEAVLRRTALPQSERRLALADSFLLDSLPYQRRPAELALSGANLRPRLLIADVVGLGKTLEIGLTLAELIRRGRGERILVVTPQHVLEQFQHELWTRFSIPLVRLDSVGIERIQREIPAGRNPFTSFKRVIVSIDTLKNADQYRHHLEQIRWDAVVIDESHNLINRGSLRNQLAQVLAPRTDALILASATPHNGDARSFAELISLLDPAAIRDPESYRADDIKHLFIRRTKISPEVREQMKGQWADRGPSRSVRCPATPAEEKIFEELASVWLPRDGRSSVSSVPLFPYTLLKSFLSSPAALKATVSARVKTLEKKDDPRGTAAELAALARLSELAADLTEADSAKFSALVHELKEEIGVGPTSDTRVVVFSERVQTLQWLAQVLPAALGFKGRAARDCVRVMHGGLSDEQQMACVEEFGLADTPVRVLLTGDVASEGVNLHRQCNQLIHYDVPWSLIRIEQRNGRIDRYGQARPPQFRALILTSEVEGAKDDTVVAERLLDREDQAHRSLGTAEAVTGLYRAEAEEKSLIQDLLRGKSVDESLDSRRPGANGGDGGDAGMDDFLADFFGSVGDEPADPHEPAQSAGAAGPEGSGRTAAPGAASAASGRATGSPVVPRLFDSSAHFLDEALGEVYPDAHDRLELDRDPQSGLLSFRPPVDLVHRLRALPMDYLREQRLRDRLLVTFNRRLAEHSLQRARESSTSSWPEISLLTDLHPVVEWLTDKVLVRLGRQEAPMITANVAEPIYLVQGVYSNKLGKPTVVKWMGVTRKGAVDDDMVSLLRRCGVGPSMANKRHYRDPEPLREALPDVLRTAETFLDERRDAWDEPLREPIAEYKRRLATWHQPTLAGERAKERLADLADSLLTTGRPLLRVLAVLLPDPDRKRDDHDGPPPVTLGPPPLSVPAAWWLRAPVTR; encoded by the coding sequence GTGACCGCCGTCCAGACCAGCTCCGAGCACAGCGGCGCGACAGCGGAGCGGACGGTGCAGGAGCAGTACCCGGCCGGCGCCCAGGTCCTCGTGCGGGACGAGGAGTGGCTGGTCAGGAGTTCCGCGCCGACGGCGGAGGACGGCACCCGGCTGGAGGTGGTCGGGGTGTCGGAGTTCGTACGCGACCAGGAGGCGGTGTTCTTCTCGGGCCTGGACCGGATCGAGCTGCTGGACCCGCGCGACACCCGGCTGGTCCCGGACGACTCGCCGAACTACCGGCGCTCCCGCCTGTTCCTCGAGGCGGTGCTGCGCCGCACCGCGCTGCCCCAGTCGGAGCGCCGGCTCGCCCTGGCCGACTCGTTCCTGCTGGACTCCCTGCCCTACCAGCGGCGCCCCGCCGAGCTGGCCCTGTCGGGCGCGAATCTCCGCCCGCGCCTGCTGATCGCCGACGTGGTGGGGCTGGGCAAGACCCTGGAGATCGGCTTGACGCTCGCCGAGCTGATCCGCCGCGGCCGGGGAGAGCGCATCCTCGTCGTCACCCCGCAGCATGTGCTGGAGCAGTTCCAGCACGAGCTGTGGACGCGCTTCTCGATTCCCCTGGTGCGGCTGGACTCGGTCGGTATCGAGCGGATCCAGCGGGAGATCCCGGCCGGCCGCAACCCCTTCACCTCCTTCAAGCGGGTCATTGTCTCCATCGACACCCTCAAGAACGCCGATCAGTACCGGCACCATCTGGAGCAGATCCGCTGGGACGCCGTCGTCATCGACGAGTCGCACAACCTGATCAACCGCGGCTCCCTGCGCAACCAGCTCGCGCAGGTCCTCGCTCCCCGCACCGACGCCCTGATCCTGGCCTCCGCCACCCCGCACAACGGCGACGCGCGGTCGTTCGCCGAGCTGATCAGCCTGCTGGACCCGGCGGCGATCCGCGACCCGGAGAGCTACCGCGCCGACGACATCAAGCACCTGTTCATCCGCCGTACGAAGATCAGTCCCGAGGTCCGCGAGCAGATGAAGGGCCAGTGGGCGGACCGCGGGCCCTCCCGGTCGGTGCGCTGCCCGGCGACCCCGGCCGAGGAGAAGATCTTCGAGGAGCTGGCATCCGTCTGGCTGCCGCGCGACGGCCGCTCCTCGGTGAGCTCTGTGCCCCTCTTCCCGTACACGCTGCTGAAGTCGTTCCTGTCCTCCCCCGCCGCCCTGAAGGCCACCGTCTCAGCGCGCGTCAAGACCCTGGAGAAGAAGGACGACCCGCGGGGCACCGCCGCCGAACTGGCCGCACTGGCAAGGCTGTCGGAACTGGCCGCAGACCTGACCGAGGCCGATTCGGCAAAGTTCTCCGCCCTCGTGCACGAGCTCAAGGAGGAGATCGGTGTCGGCCCCACCTCCGATACGCGGGTCGTCGTCTTCTCCGAACGCGTTCAGACCCTTCAGTGGCTGGCCCAGGTGCTCCCGGCCGCGCTCGGCTTCAAGGGCCGCGCGGCCCGCGACTGCGTCCGCGTCATGCACGGCGGTCTCTCCGACGAGCAGCAGATGGCCTGCGTGGAGGAGTTCGGCCTAGCCGACACGCCCGTACGCGTGCTGCTGACCGGCGACGTGGCCTCCGAGGGCGTCAACCTGCACCGCCAGTGCAACCAGCTGATCCATTACGACGTGCCGTGGTCGCTGATCCGCATCGAGCAGCGCAACGGCCGTATCGACCGGTACGGGCAGGCCCGGCCGCCGCAGTTCCGCGCGCTGATCCTGACCAGTGAGGTCGAGGGCGCCAAGGACGACACGGTCGTCGCCGAGCGGCTGCTGGACCGCGAGGACCAGGCCCACCGCTCCCTGGGCACCGCCGAGGCCGTGACCGGCCTGTACCGGGCGGAGGCGGAGGAGAAGTCCCTCATCCAGGACCTGCTGCGCGGGAAGTCCGTGGACGAGTCCCTGGACTCCCGCCGCCCCGGAGCGAACGGCGGGGACGGCGGGGACGCGGGCATGGACGACTTCCTCGCCGACTTCTTCGGCTCGGTCGGCGACGAACCGGCGGACCCGCACGAGCCGGCCCAGTCGGCCGGCGCGGCCGGGCCGGAGGGCTCCGGGCGTACGGCCGCGCCCGGCGCGGCTTCGGCGGCGTCCGGCCGCGCCACCGGCTCCCCCGTGGTCCCCCGCCTCTTCGACTCCAGCGCGCACTTCCTGGACGAGGCACTGGGCGAGGTCTACCCCGACGCCCACGACCGGCTGGAGCTGGACCGCGACCCGCAGTCGGGCCTGCTCTCCTTCCGCCCGCCCGTCGATCTCGTCCACCGTCTCAGGGCCCTGCCCATGGACTATCTCCGCGAGCAGCGGCTGCGCGACCGCCTCCTCGTCACCTTCAACCGCCGCCTCGCCGAGCACTCCCTCCAGCGGGCCCGGGAGTCCTCGACCTCCAGCTGGCCGGAGATCTCCCTGCTGACCGACCTGCATCCGGTCGTCGAGTGGCTCACCGACAAGGTGCTCGTCCGCCTGGGCCGCCAGGAAGCTCCCATGATCACCGCGAACGTGGCGGAGCCGATCTACCTGGTCCAGGGCGTCTACTCGAACAAGCTCGGCAAACCCACCGTCGTCAAGTGGATGGGTGTGACCCGCAAGGGCGCGGTCGACGACGACATGGTGTCCCTGCTGCGCCGCTGCGGGGTCGGCCCGAGCATGGCCAACAAGCGCCACTACCGCGACCCCGAGCCGCTGCGCGAGGCCCTGCCCGACGTCCTGCGCACGGCGGAGACGTTCCTCGACGAGCGCCGCGACGCCTGGGACGAGCCGCTGCGCGAGCCCATCGCGGAGTACAAGCGCCGCCTCGCCACCTGGCACCAGCCCACCCTCGCCGGAGAGCGCGCCAAGGAGCGCCTGGCCGACCTCGCCGACTCCCTGCTCACGACGGGCCGCCCGCTGCTGCGGGTCCTCGCGGTGCTCCTCCCGGACCCCGACCGCAAGCGCGACGACCATGACGGGCCGCCGCCCGTCACGCTCGGTCCCCCGCCGCTGTCCGTGCCCGCCGCCTGGTGGCTCCGCGCCCCCGTGACCCGCTGA
- a CDS encoding serine/threonine-protein kinase, translated as MPITPLSPEDPAELGGYELLGRIGHGGMGQVYLGESPGGEPAAVKVIKPSVVDSETRQRFAQEVEILKTVGGARVAALLDADPEADPPWLATEYVEGLDLSKHVGSHGPLPALLTASLGATLAEALATVHKQKLLHRDLKPANVLLGPNGPKIIDFGLAVFAESSVSLTAPNTVVGTPSCMPPEQANGEKPLTPKVDVYALGAVLLFAVSGHLPYRADNIHVLFHQVVRPTIAPDLSGVPEELVPLLTAMLAHQAQDRPPLDEVVRQCRALIEAQGVKVAQARRRLTSYTAAPTHFLDELLAVPRPGRSSAASAEAVTVTVDTPPDRQQPVSTPPSQQPLVPPPAAPGRTSADPADTPAVPPRTAAPSPTARSKDRGATGRRSLRHSAQARITAQRLREAYAASTPF; from the coding sequence GTGCCCATCACGCCCCTCAGCCCCGAGGACCCCGCCGAGCTGGGTGGGTACGAGCTGCTCGGGCGGATCGGGCACGGGGGTATGGGTCAGGTGTATCTGGGCGAGTCGCCGGGTGGGGAGCCGGCCGCGGTGAAGGTGATCAAGCCGTCTGTTGTGGACTCCGAGACGCGGCAGAGGTTTGCGCAGGAGGTGGAGATCCTCAAGACGGTGGGAGGGGCGCGGGTGGCCGCGTTGCTGGACGCGGACCCGGAGGCGGATCCGCCGTGGCTGGCCACCGAGTACGTCGAGGGACTGGACCTGAGCAAGCATGTGGGCAGCCACGGTCCGCTGCCCGCCCTGCTCACCGCTTCCCTGGGGGCGACGCTCGCCGAGGCGCTGGCCACCGTCCACAAGCAGAAGCTGCTGCATCGGGACCTCAAGCCCGCCAATGTGCTGCTGGGCCCCAACGGTCCGAAGATCATCGACTTCGGGCTCGCGGTGTTCGCCGAGTCGAGCGTGTCACTGACCGCGCCGAATACCGTCGTCGGCACCCCTTCCTGCATGCCGCCCGAGCAGGCGAACGGTGAGAAGCCGCTGACGCCCAAAGTCGACGTGTACGCGCTGGGGGCCGTCCTGCTGTTCGCCGTCTCGGGCCACCTCCCGTATCGGGCCGACAACATCCACGTCCTGTTCCACCAGGTCGTGCGCCCCACGATCGCTCCCGATCTGTCGGGGGTGCCGGAGGAGCTGGTCCCGCTGCTGACGGCGATGCTGGCCCACCAGGCGCAGGATCGGCCGCCGCTCGACGAGGTAGTGCGGCAGTGCCGGGCGCTGATCGAAGCGCAGGGGGTGAAGGTTGCCCAGGCGCGGCGCCGGCTCACCAGCTATACGGCCGCCCCCACGCATTTCCTGGACGAGCTGCTCGCCGTCCCCCGGCCCGGCAGATCCTCGGCAGCTTCCGCAGAGGCGGTCACCGTCACGGTTGACACCCCTCCCGACCGGCAGCAGCCGGTATCCACTCCGCCCTCCCAGCAGCCGCTGGTACCGCCGCCCGCCGCCCCCGGCCGCACGTCCGCGGACCCCGCGGACACTCCCGCGGTGCCCCCACGGACCGCCGCGCCGTCGCCCACCGCCCGCTCCAAGGACCGCGGCGCCACCGGGCGGCGCTCGCTGCGGCACAGCGCTCAGGCCCGTATCACCGCGCAGCGGCTGCGCGAGGCATACGCCGCCAGTACGCCCTTCTGA
- a CDS encoding AAA family ATPase → MPGRLLELHVENFRSLRDVTIPLGPLTVLVGPNGVGKSNVLKVFDFLAAIIRTDLQPALDERGGFDEVAFWGGDKPPTSMVIRLKADWTTHASIKAPDEYSLTIRRRSMPGSRDSYTLSRQESFQFKRTRGRGRRITISGDEARVVDDKAGRESDGGSFGIQRLSSGLSTLPRLGRSDGGEEVARVANRLSSFRVFDVNVTAARQPTRARSIKADRLESHAENLAAFLIQLSTDEERWELLTRDARRILPQLDAIEFEQVGGYADRLAVVLHEHGLRRTTPLADASFGTVRLLGLLAMLYDPRPPALTCVEEIDHGLHPQALELIVERMREASERTQFIVATHSPALVDRLEPHEFIVCDRDEGGASIIPALTTDQVRAIVAETGDQPLGELWFSGVLGGDLTEDEL, encoded by the coding sequence ATGCCCGGCCGCCTTCTGGAACTACACGTCGAAAACTTCCGAAGCCTTCGCGACGTGACCATCCCACTCGGTCCGCTCACCGTCCTGGTGGGCCCCAACGGAGTGGGAAAGTCGAACGTACTGAAGGTATTCGACTTCCTTGCCGCAATCATCCGTACTGACCTCCAGCCTGCACTCGACGAGCGCGGTGGCTTCGACGAGGTGGCTTTCTGGGGTGGGGACAAACCGCCGACATCCATGGTGATCCGCCTCAAAGCGGACTGGACGACGCATGCGAGTATCAAAGCTCCGGACGAGTACTCGCTGACCATTCGCAGGCGTTCCATGCCTGGTAGCCGAGACTCCTACACCTTGTCACGCCAGGAGAGTTTCCAGTTCAAGCGGACACGGGGTCGAGGCCGTCGCATCACCATTTCTGGGGACGAAGCCCGCGTTGTAGACGACAAAGCCGGTCGCGAGTCGGATGGGGGTAGCTTCGGTATCCAGCGGTTGAGTAGCGGTCTGTCCACCCTGCCCCGATTGGGGCGTTCGGACGGCGGGGAAGAGGTTGCGAGAGTAGCAAACCGTTTGTCATCTTTCAGGGTTTTCGATGTGAACGTTACCGCTGCTCGACAGCCGACGCGTGCCCGCTCGATCAAGGCTGATCGCTTGGAGTCCCATGCTGAGAACCTGGCGGCGTTTCTCATCCAACTCAGTACGGATGAGGAGCGCTGGGAGCTGTTGACGCGAGACGCCCGCCGTATCCTTCCGCAACTGGATGCCATCGAATTCGAGCAGGTCGGGGGCTATGCGGATCGACTTGCTGTGGTGCTTCATGAACACGGCCTGCGTCGGACCACTCCGCTCGCTGATGCCTCGTTCGGAACAGTGCGTCTTCTCGGGCTACTGGCCATGCTTTACGATCCCCGGCCTCCGGCGCTGACGTGTGTAGAAGAGATCGACCACGGTCTGCATCCGCAAGCTCTTGAGCTCATTGTGGAGCGAATGAGGGAAGCGTCAGAACGAACACAATTCATCGTGGCGACCCACTCGCCAGCGCTCGTCGACCGATTGGAGCCGCACGAGTTCATCGTGTGTGATCGTGACGAAGGCGGTGCGTCCATCATTCCCGCCCTGACAACCGATCAGGTCCGGGCGATCGTCGCAGAGACAGGCGATCAGCCGCTTGGTGAGCTCTGGTTCTCCGGCGTTCTGGGTGGCGACTTAACGGAGGACGAACTGTGA